GCTCCCCACGCCCAGCGTTTCTTCGTGGGAAAGCGAGCCCACCGTCCGGCCGTCCACCAGGACACGATCCATCGCTTGATGATCCGGGCCGCGCGCCGGGGGCGACGGGTGGTACGCCTCAAGGGCGGGGACCCGTTTCTGCTGGGTCGAGGGGGCGAGGAGGCCCTGGCCCTGGCCGACGCCGGCATCCCTTACGAGGTCGTGCCCGGCCTCAGCTCCGCCCTGGCGGCCCCCGCTCTGGCCGGGATCCCCGTCACGCACCGGGGACTCTCCTCCGCGCTCGCGGTGGTGTCCGGGCACGAAGAGGCCGCCTGGCGGCCAATCCTCGAAAGCTTGCCGCCCGGATCCCTCACCGTGGTCATCCTCATGGGCATGGCCAACCGGGCCGCGCTCTCGGCGTTCCTGCTGGGCCGCGGCTGGGCTCCCCGCACGCCGGCCGCGATCGTTCTCGCCGCCGCGACGCCTCAGGCCTTCACCTGGATCGGCGCCCTGGAGTCGCTGGGAAGCGTCTCCTTGCCCGTCGATCGACGGCACGCCCCCGGGGTCCTCGTGGTCGGTGAAACCGTGTCTGTAGCCTCGGCCTTGGCTGCGTCTCCGGACGTGGCGAGGCCCGCAGCGGCCGCCGGCGGTCGACGGCAGGGAGGGTGAGATGGCAGCCATAGACGATCCCCGGACCTTGGGACGCGCTTCACTGTCCTTTGCCAGCAGCGCCGACATCGAAGAGTTCGTGGCTACCCTCGAGCGGTTCGAGGCGGGGGAAATGACCCCGGACCAATGGAGGGCCTTCCGCCTGGTGCGCGGAACCTACGGCCAGCGGCAGACCGCGGACGCCCAGATGCTGCGGGTGAAGATCCCCCAAGGAATTCTGAGCGCGGAGCAGCTTTACGCCCTGGCCGACGTGGCCGATTCCTACTCCCGCGGCTACGGCCACATCACCACTCGCCAGAACCTCCAGTTTCATTTCATGAAGCTGCACGACGTCGAGTCCGCCATGCGACGGCTGGCGGCGGCAGGGTTGACGACCCGCGAGGCCTGCGGGAACTCCGTCCGCAACATCACCGCTTGTCCTTACGCGGGTGTCGCCCCCTATGAAGCGTTCGACGTCACTCCCTATGCGGAGGCGATGACTCGTCATCTGCTCCGGCATCCCCTGAGCTCATCGCTCCCCCGCAAGTTCAAGATCGCCTGGGAAGGCTGCGCCCAAGACCACGCCCTGACCCCCATCCACGACATCGGCTGGCGGGCACGCATCGAGATAAGGGACGGCCTGCCGCGCCGCGGATTCCGGGTCACGGCGGGGGGAGGAACCGCCATCCTCTGCACCTCGGGCTCGGTGCTCTTCGATTTCCTGCCCGCGGGCGAAGTCCTGAACGTGGCCGAGGCCCTGCTTCGCGTCTTTCATCGCCTGGGCGACTTCAAGCACAAGCAGCGGAACCGCATGAAGTTCCTGATTCGGGAGCTGGGCTGGGATCGCTGGCGGCAGGAGTTCGACGAGACCCTGGCCGGATTTCGTCGGGAGGGAGGCGCGCGGCTTCCCTTCGATCCAGACGCGCCGCCCGTCGAGGAGGCGCCCTCCGGAGAGCGAGCGGGCGTCCCGTCATTGGACAGCACCGCCGACCGGGTGGCGGCCTCCGTGATCAAGGGGCCCGGCATCACGCCGAGCCTGCGGCCGTTCCTCCCGGTCATGAATGGCGACTTCACCCATTGGGCCCGCACGAACACGCGGCCGCAGAAACAGCCCGGCTACGTCCTCGTGACCGCCACCGTTCCCCTGGGCGACATCACCGGGCAGCAGATGCGAGTGCTGGGCGACCTCGCCCTGGCCTACGGCGACGGGACGCTGCGGGTCACGAGTGAGCAGGACCTGCTCCTGCGCTGGGTGCGGGCGAAGGAGGTGTCGTCCCTCTATCGCCAACTGGCGGTGGCGGGTCTCGGCCTCCCCGACGCCAACACCATTGCCGACGTGACGAGCTGCCCGGGAGCCGAGTCCTGCCGGCTGGCCGTGACGCAGTCGCGCGGGCTGGGCCGCCTTCTTGGCGACCACTTGCGGGCGCGCCCCGAGCTGGTGGCGCTCGCCGGTGACCTGCCGATCAAGATCAGCGGGTGCCCGAACGGCTGCGGCCGCCACCACGTGGCCGGCATCGGCTTCCAAGGGAGCGTCCGCAAGGTCGGAGACCGGGTCGTGCCGCAGTACTTCGTCATGGTGGGCGGAGGGGTAGACGATGGCGGGGCCCGCTTCGGCCGCTTGGCCGCCAAGATTCCGGTTCGGCGGGCCCCGGAGGCGGTGGAACGGCTTCTCGCCCTATTCCAGGCCGAGCGCGCGAAAGGGGAGACGGCGGACGCGTACTTCCAGCGCGTCGACCTCGAGCGGGCAAGAGCCGTCCTGGCCGACCTAGTGGCGTTGAGCCCCGGGGAGGTCCGCGCCGCCGACTACGTGGACCTGGGTGAGGACTCGGAGTTCAAGATGGAGGTCATGGAGGGTGAATGCAGCGCCTGACGCAGGCTCTCGGGCCCAAGCGATCGTGCGGCGGGCATCCATTGTCGAGAGCTCGGGCGTAGATACCGCCAAGGTCAAGCCATCAGGGTGAGGGCCAGAAGCTCTCTAGAGACACAGACCGAACCGGGTTTGGAGCACCGCAGCTCCGACCTCACGAGGACCGCTGGGACGCCACGGTGCGGGCACGGGAGCTTCTCCGGCCAGGGCCGCGTGTACGCCAGCTGCCGAGCCAGGCGTTGCAGGAGAGCGCTCCGCTCCCGCTGGTCCTCCAGAAGCTCCCCCCACCCACCGGACGAGCCTCCCGTGGTCGGCGGCCGCCATTCGGTCTAGGATCTGCCGCGCCTCTTCGTCCGAGAGCACGACTTAGATACAGCAAAAGTTAAGACGCTGCCTGCAACCCGCCACAAACCATTGATACAACTGATTATCATTGGTACCCCGGACCTGCCCTAGAGGTTCTTCTGAGCGGCTTTGAGGCTTTACAAAGGGATTCGCCCATAGCCTGAGCCTCATCCCGTAACGAGACCGGGATGGACTCCCAAGCCAAGCGAGGCATCGAGCACAGCGCCGTGAAGGATGCGGCCTTGCGGACTGCAGAGGAAGCAAGCTAACTCGGCGATCTCGGCGGGCTGAGCGAGCCGGTGCTTCGGTAGCCGCTCGAGAAAGGCTCGCCGCGTGTCGGGCGCCATCGCGGAGAGCGTGCTGGCCTCGAGCATCGGTGTTTCCGTCGCACCCGGGCAGATCGCGAAGACGTCTACCGGCGAATGGGCGAGTTCGGCGGCCATCTGACGGGCGAGGAACGCCACCGCCGCCTTGCCCATGCCATCGGCGAGGCGAAAGCCCGCGAACTGCGTGATCCCGCCGAGCACCGAGCTGATGAACACGAGCTTGCCGAAGCCGCGGTCGAGCATAGAGGGGAGGACCGCCTGTGCGAGCCACAGCACGCCGGTCGCGTTGACTCGGATCAGGGCCTCGTCCTCATCGGCCCGGGCTTCGGCAGCGTACGCGGTAACGGTGGCGCTGCCGAGGCCGGCGTTGAAGATCGCGATGTCGGGATGGCGCGGTAGCTCCGCGAGCAACGCCTGGTGGCTGTTGCGTTCGCCCTGATCGAAGTGAAAGGCTTGCACGCGCCGATCAGACAGCGAAGCGATCAGATCTCGTGCCCGTGCTTCTCCGGTTCGATAGGTGAACGAGACCTCGAAGTCCTCTCGCACGAACCGCTCTACGAGGGCACGGCCAATTCCGCTGGAGCCGCCGGTGATCAATACGCTGTGTGCCACGTCGCGAGTATACGTCTACGGTGATTCAGGATCCTGGCTGACACTTCGTCCTGTGGCCGCTCGGCCGAGCGGTCTTCCTTGGACCTCTCCTGACCACCTTTCGTGTGATGCTTCGGAGTTGGGGAGGGACCCGCCCGGCCGGCCAGATCATCACAAGCTTACAACCTCCGCTGGCGAGTGACCTGAGGGCCTTTAATGGCGCCTCTTCGCCATCCGTCCTGAAGAGCTACGACGGTCAGTACTTGTACGCTACTTCAGTGAGGTCGCCTGGGCCGGATACCATGATGCAACGTAGCCCCTTGCTGGTGTGTCCGCGGTCACAGTGTGCCCCGTCACAGGCCGACCGATCCGGCTTTGACAAGCTCCCTTCTCCTGCCTAGGTTCGAATGGAGCATCGCGTCGCGCGGCGGCCGTCGAGGCCGCCCCGGCCCCGACCAGATCATTCGCCGGGGCGCGACCCGAGAGCTGAGGCAGCCCGTGTTTCACGGCGGGCTTTGACCAAGTCCAGGAAAAGGCAGTCCGGGGTTCAACTGCCTGTGCGACAGCTCTCTTGATGGGAGTACACATGAGATTCCTGAAAATGATGGGACCTACACTCGTCGTCGGCCTTGTACTCAGCGCAGCCGGAGCCTGGGCCACCCAGGCACCTTCTCCAACGACAGCAGGCGGGGTCGCAACTGCTGGCGCGGTCCCTGCGGATGACCAAGCCATCGCCGAGCTCAAGGAACACCACCGTCACCACCATCACGGTGGGGTCACGAAGTTCATCGCCATGAGCCTCGATACCCTGGGCGTGGACGATGCCAAGCGTCCCCAGATTGAGAAACTCCAGAGTGACCTCCACGCCCAGATGGTGCCTGCGCGGGAGGCGGAAAAGAACCTCCTGCTGACGCTGTCTGACGGCGTCGCCGCCGGCACCGTGGATACGGCCAAGGTGGATGCGGCCATCGCGAAGCTGACCACGGCCGCGGACGCCGTACACGAGGCCAGTCTCGACACCCTAAACAAGCTTCACGCGATCTTGTCCCCGACCGAGCGCGCGGCCCTCGTCGAGAAGGTCGAGGCCCACTGGGAGGTCTGGCGTCAGGTCAATCACGAGGCGGAGCCGGGCGGGCGGGAAAAGGGCGGCCGGCTCGCGCAGCTCGCGGAAGAGGTGGGCCTCACGCCCGACCAGGTCAAGAAGATCTCGGCCGCCCTCCGCACCACGATGGCCGGACTCCACGGCAAGTTCGATCCCAAGAATGGGGAAGGGCACGTGCACGCGTTCGCCACCGCGTTCGCCGGGGACTCGTTCGATGCGAAGACGGTGACGTCGAACGCGAATGGCCACCTCGCGAGCCACGGCGCGACGCGAATGGCGCTCTTCTATGAGAGCGTGACTCCCCTGCTGACGCCGGAGCAGCGCACGAAGCTCGCCGGGCACCTGAAGGAGCACGCGAGTTACCAATTAGCCCCCTCCGGAAAGTGAGGATCCGATGAAGCGAAGCTTTGCGCCGATCTTGACGGGCGTCGTGGTCGCGTCTTGCATGTGGGCCGCGCCGGCCAGAGCGGGCATTGACATTCAGATCTTCCCGCCCGCCGCGTTCATCGCCACGGCCGCTCCCGTATACTTCCAGGGCCACGCCGCGTACTGGTACGGGGGCCATTGGCACTATCGGGAGGGACGGGAGTGGCGGACCTACAGTGAGGAGCC
The Vicinamibacteria bacterium DNA segment above includes these coding regions:
- a CDS encoding SDR family oxidoreductase, which encodes MAHSVLITGGSSGIGRALVERFVREDFEVSFTYRTGEARARDLIASLSDRRVQAFHFDQGERNSHQALLAELPRHPDIAIFNAGLGSATVTAYAAEARADEDEALIRVNATGVLWLAQAVLPSMLDRGFGKLVFISSVLGGITQFAGFRLADGMGKAAVAFLARQMAAELAHSPVDVFAICPGATETPMLEASTLSAMAPDTRRAFLERLPKHRLAQPAEIAELACFLCSPQGRILHGAVLDASLGLGVHPGLVTG
- the cobA gene encoding uroporphyrinogen-III C-methyltransferase, coding for MSGFVSLVGAGPGDPELLTRRAALRLAQAELILYDALVTPEILALAPHAQRFFVGKRAHRPAVHQDTIHRLMIRAARRGRRVVRLKGGDPFLLGRGGEEALALADAGIPYEVVPGLSSALAAPALAGIPVTHRGLSSALAVVSGHEEAAWRPILESLPPGSLTVVILMGMANRAALSAFLLGRGWAPRTPAAIVLAAATPQAFTWIGALESLGSVSLPVDRRHAPGVLVVGETVSVASALAASPDVARPAAAAGGRRQGG
- a CDS encoding nitrite/sulfite reductase, producing MAAIDDPRTLGRASLSFASSADIEEFVATLERFEAGEMTPDQWRAFRLVRGTYGQRQTADAQMLRVKIPQGILSAEQLYALADVADSYSRGYGHITTRQNLQFHFMKLHDVESAMRRLAAAGLTTREACGNSVRNITACPYAGVAPYEAFDVTPYAEAMTRHLLRHPLSSSLPRKFKIAWEGCAQDHALTPIHDIGWRARIEIRDGLPRRGFRVTAGGGTAILCTSGSVLFDFLPAGEVLNVAEALLRVFHRLGDFKHKQRNRMKFLIRELGWDRWRQEFDETLAGFRREGGARLPFDPDAPPVEEAPSGERAGVPSLDSTADRVAASVIKGPGITPSLRPFLPVMNGDFTHWARTNTRPQKQPGYVLVTATVPLGDITGQQMRVLGDLALAYGDGTLRVTSEQDLLLRWVRAKEVSSLYRQLAVAGLGLPDANTIADVTSCPGAESCRLAVTQSRGLGRLLGDHLRARPELVALAGDLPIKISGCPNGCGRHHVAGIGFQGSVRKVGDRVVPQYFVMVGGGVDDGGARFGRLAAKIPVRRAPEAVERLLALFQAERAKGETADAYFQRVDLERARAVLADLVALSPGEVRAADYVDLGEDSEFKMEVMEGECSA